Proteins from one Embleya scabrispora genomic window:
- a CDS encoding FAD/NAD(P)-binding protein — protein sequence MPDHPSGRFRPVAVCIVGAGPGGASVLERLLANVPELLGDRPLHIHVVDPYPPGAGRVWRRAQSPLLWANSLAADITLFTDEASTIAGAIRPGPSLAEWAAARARELSEGGGSDDLAPFARELAECTPTSFPSRPLLSAYLAWFFRASVAGAPANVRVLVHQTVVVDVTDGPRRQRVHLAGRRPPLQVDAVILAQGHLDVEPSPDEREQIRFARRHGLAYIPTGYTADLDLDALRPGEPVLVRGIGLAFVDLMVRLSHGRGGTFERDAEGVLRYRPSGREPLLLAASRRGVPYRSKTGYAWAGERPPLPRHFTVAAAREATDLWPLILRELAGAHYHRLFTAHGERTTMEWAEFDAEFAAADDPDEVVARAVPDPADRFDPERLDRPIQGRRFADEAALQDWMFAHIEGDLARRHDPAYSQDLAVIHALLSVYGVLLRLQDGGDGGAQSLAQVPRLLGFFSYLASGPPGPRLEEMSALARAGVVRFLGEDVTITADEEAGAWWASSPTVPTARIRTRALVEARLPEPSLARTRDALLRRLAARGDAAADPTGRLATRVGDRRLVDARGAVHPDRFAVGHGVAGGAGSAGFSRPRFDAPSFRVNDALARGVLEHVRTADPTVDRAVDGAADRTGTRVGRRTGEPSGDRLELVTGASQ from the coding sequence CGGGTGCGGGCCGGGTGTGGCGGCGGGCCCAGTCGCCGCTGCTGTGGGCCAATTCGTTGGCCGCCGACATCACGTTGTTCACCGACGAGGCATCCACGATCGCGGGGGCGATCCGGCCGGGACCCTCGCTTGCCGAGTGGGCCGCGGCGCGTGCCCGGGAGCTGAGCGAGGGTGGCGGTTCGGACGATCTGGCGCCGTTCGCCCGTGAGTTGGCCGAGTGCACACCGACGTCGTTTCCGTCCCGACCGTTGCTGAGCGCCTATCTGGCCTGGTTCTTTCGGGCGTCGGTGGCGGGTGCGCCGGCGAACGTACGGGTGTTGGTGCACCAGACGGTGGTGGTGGACGTCACCGACGGACCGCGTCGACAGCGGGTGCACCTGGCCGGGCGCAGGCCGCCGCTCCAGGTGGACGCGGTGATCCTGGCCCAGGGCCACCTGGACGTCGAACCCTCGCCCGACGAGCGCGAGCAGATCAGGTTCGCCCGCCGGCACGGGCTGGCCTACATCCCGACGGGGTACACCGCCGACCTCGACCTGGACGCGCTGCGCCCGGGCGAGCCGGTGTTGGTTCGCGGGATCGGATTGGCGTTCGTCGATCTGATGGTGCGGCTCAGCCACGGACGCGGCGGTACGTTCGAGCGCGACGCGGAGGGCGTATTGCGCTATCGGCCGTCGGGGCGCGAGCCGCTGTTGCTGGCGGCGTCGCGGCGCGGGGTGCCGTACCGGTCCAAGACCGGCTACGCCTGGGCGGGCGAACGGCCGCCGCTCCCCCGCCACTTCACCGTGGCCGCGGCGCGGGAGGCGACGGACCTGTGGCCGTTGATCCTCCGGGAGTTGGCCGGCGCGCACTACCACCGGCTGTTCACCGCGCACGGCGAGCGGACCACGATGGAGTGGGCGGAGTTCGACGCGGAGTTCGCGGCGGCGGACGATCCGGACGAGGTGGTCGCCCGGGCGGTGCCGGATCCGGCCGACCGGTTCGACCCGGAGCGGTTGGATCGGCCGATACAGGGGCGGCGGTTCGCCGATGAAGCCGCCTTGCAGGACTGGATGTTCGCGCACATCGAGGGCGATCTGGCCCGGCGGCACGATCCCGCGTACAGCCAGGATCTGGCGGTGATACACGCGTTGTTGAGCGTGTACGGGGTACTGCTGCGGCTCCAGGACGGCGGCGACGGCGGTGCACAGTCCTTGGCGCAAGTGCCCAGGCTTCTCGGCTTCTTCAGCTACCTGGCCAGTGGACCGCCGGGGCCGCGCCTGGAGGAGATGTCGGCGCTGGCCAGGGCCGGCGTGGTGCGTTTCCTGGGCGAGGATGTGACGATCACCGCCGACGAGGAGGCGGGTGCGTGGTGGGCGTCGAGTCCGACCGTGCCGACGGCGCGAATACGGACCCGGGCGCTCGTGGAGGCCCGGTTGCCCGAGCCCTCGCTCGCCCGCACCCGGGACGCGCTGCTGCGCCGGCTGGCCGCGCGCGGCGACGCGGCGGCGGATCCGACGGGCCGACTGGCGACCCGGGTCGGCGACCGCAGGTTGGTCGACGCGCGGGGCGCGGTACATCCGGACCGGTTCGCGGTGGGGCACGGCGTGGCGGGCGGTGCCGGGAGCGCGGGGTTTTCCCGGCCGCGCTTCGACGCACCGTCGTTCCGGGTCAACGACGCGTTGGCCCGAGGCGTATTGGAGCATGTACGGACCGCCGATCCGACGGTGGATCGGGCGGTCGACGGCGCCGCCGACCGGACCGGGACACGGGTCGGGAGGCGGACCGGTGAGCCGAGCGGCGATCGGTTGGAACTCGTGACAGGAGCAAGTCAGTGA
- a CDS encoding glutathione S-transferase C-terminal domain-containing protein: protein MTIQLGYASPVDLDRYGPYGVTNPEYPFVGAIGDAEFPAEAGRYHVYLAHGCPWAHIVAIVRHARGLTGIVGASYVDEERDARGWAFRERFGPDPVNGFTLLREAYEATVPGYAGHISVPTLWDRQTQRIVSNAYDAIPNDLAVAFPELVGEQAVDLYPEDLREAIDITDTDFATAARKGGLWTSEEGETIHTLERSDAHLADKRYLFGDRLTISDVRFWVKLVRFTETYRAAIAEDGRTLVDYPHLWAYARDLYSRPEFRETTDLAVLAESRQRRFPESPASPTAAQWASAQDRAALG from the coding sequence GTGACCATACAACTCGGTTATGCGAGCCCCGTCGATCTCGACCGCTACGGACCGTACGGCGTGACGAACCCGGAGTATCCGTTCGTCGGAGCGATCGGTGACGCCGAGTTTCCGGCGGAGGCCGGGCGATATCACGTGTACCTGGCGCACGGTTGCCCGTGGGCGCACATCGTCGCGATCGTACGACATGCGCGCGGTCTCACCGGGATCGTCGGCGCGTCGTACGTGGACGAGGAACGCGACGCCCGCGGCTGGGCGTTCCGGGAGCGGTTCGGCCCGGATCCGGTGAACGGGTTCACCCTGCTGCGGGAGGCGTACGAAGCGACCGTGCCCGGGTACGCGGGACACATCTCGGTGCCGACGCTGTGGGATCGGCAGACGCAGCGGATCGTGTCCAACGCCTACGACGCCATCCCGAACGATCTCGCCGTCGCCTTCCCGGAGTTGGTCGGCGAACAGGCCGTGGACCTGTACCCGGAGGATCTGCGCGAGGCGATCGACATCACCGACACCGACTTCGCCACCGCCGCGCGCAAGGGCGGACTGTGGACGTCGGAGGAGGGTGAGACGATCCATACCCTGGAGCGCTCGGACGCGCATCTGGCCGACAAGCGCTACCTGTTCGGGGATCGGCTGACCATCTCGGACGTCCGGTTCTGGGTGAAGCTGGTGCGCTTCACGGAGACGTACCGGGCGGCGATCGCCGAGGACGGGCGCACGCTGGTCGACTACCCGCACCTGTGGGCGTACGCGCGTGACCTGTACAGCCGGCCGGAGTTCCGGGAGACCACGGATCTCGCGGTGCTGGCGGAGAGCCGGCAGCGGCGATTCCCCGAATCGCCGGCGTCGCCGACCGCCGCGCAGTGGGCGTCGGCGCAGGATCGGGCCGCGTTGGGGTGA